The Myxococcales bacterium genomic interval ACACGAAGCTGACCGCGCTCACCGTCCATCGGGGGAGGATCCACATCGGGCGCGACGACTGGACCCGGTTCGCCGCCGAGCGCATCGAAGCCGAGATCATCGCCGGCGCCCAGGCCCGGGTAGAGCTGGCCAACGTGGCGGGGGACCTGTCGGGCCTCGTGCCCGGACTCGGGCGGGGGGCAGGGGGCTTCGGGGCCGAGGCTCTCGAGCTCCGGGTGGCCCTTGCAGGCCTACGCCCCAAGGGCATGCCCTCGGTTTCGATTGAAGACGGCTACCTGCAGGCGCTGCCCACGCTCGGCTTGAGCGGCATCTCGGGTGAGGTGAAGCCCGTGCGCTCCGGGGCGCGCGAGGTCTCGCTGGCTTTTCACGGGAGCTACGGAGGCTCGCGGGAGCGCCTGTGGAACGCGGTTGGCCACGTGGTGGTGGGCCCGTCCCTCGAAAGCTCGTCGGGTCAGCTGGCTTTGCGCGCGGAGCGCTTCACCCTCGACAAGATCGAGGACATTTTGCCGCCGTCGGTGCGCGCCCCGGCCCGCACGAGCGTGGATGGGGCGCTCAAGCTTGCGCTCGATCAGGGGGCGGTTGCCGTGGAAGGCCGCCTCGACATCGCCCACCTCGACATCTTCCACCCGGCGCTGGCGCCGGATCCCGTGGAGGATCTCTCGCTCGCCCTCAAGTTGGAAACGAGGCTCGATACGAAGACCCGAACGCTCGACCTGCAGTTGGTCGAAGGGCAGCTTGCGGACCTCGTGGGACGCCTTGCGGGGCGTATCGAATTGGCTCCCGGTCAGGTCAGTTTTCCCGATGGACACTCGTGGCCCTGGGTGCCCAAGCTGTCCTTCACGCTCGACGTGCCCAAGATCCCCTGTGGGAAATTGCTCGGCAGCTTTCCGAAAGCGCTGGTGCCTCGGCTTCAAGGGTTTTCTCTGCAGGGTTCGTTCGAGGCGCATCTGTCCACTCACGTCGACTATGCAGACCTCGAGACGGTTGCGCTTGATGGCAGCGTGGGCATCGGGGGCTGCCGCGTGGCGGAGGTGCCGCCCGAGGTGGCCGATCTGACCGACCCCGACATGCCCATCACTCAGGTGGTCACCGTGCCGCCCGCGTGGGATGAAAAGGGCGATGAGCCCCAGGAGCTCATGTTCGTGGTGGGGGCGGACAGTGGTGATTTCGTTCCTTACCAGGAGGTGTCTCCGCATCTCGTCAGCGCGTTTCTCACCACCGAAGATGCCTCGTTTTTCAAGCACCAGGGCTTCGCGACCCGCGAGTTTCGGACGGCGCTGAAGCGCAATCTTGCGAATGGGCGCTTTCGGCAGGGCGCCTCCTCCATCACCATGCAGATGGTGAAAAACCTGTTGCTGAGCCAGGAAAAGACGCTGTCGCGGAAGCTCCAGGAGCTCTTTCTGGTCTGGCACCTCGAGCAGGTTCTCAGCAAAGAGCGCATCCTCGAGCTTTATCTGAACGCGATCGAATTTGGGCCCAGGCTCTTCGGCATCGGGCCAGCGGCCCGACACTATTTCGGGAAATCGGCAGCCGAGCTCACCCCCCTCGAGGCGGCTTACTTCTCGTCGATCTTGCCAAGCCCGAAGCGCCGGTATGTGCACTACTGTCGGGGCGCACTGTCGGCATCTGCAGACCGCCACGTCCGCCGCATTTTGCACCGGATGCACGAGCGGGGGAGAATCAGCAACGAAGAGCTCGAGGCGTTCGCCGTGGCGCCGCTCGTCTTCGACACGAGCGCGAGGGCCATGACCGAGCGACAGTGTCTCGATTGGGTCACGCGCATCACGGCCGACCCGAAGCGGGGCGCCGAGGCCCTGGACGACCTCGACGCCGCCGAGTAGCCCCGGCGCCGCGCCGTGGGGCCCGTCGAGATTTTCGGCCTCCGTTGCAGGGCTGCTAGACTGCGCGAAAAATGGCAAAAGACGAGTTCTTGAGCGTGGATACCTCGGATCGAGACCCACGCCGAAAGGGGGGCGGCAAGGGGGCCCGCCCTTCGCCCCGCAAGGCGAGCAAAGGGCGGAAGCGCCGCAGCCGGGGGGGGCTTCGCTGGATGAAGCGCCTCGTCCTCATGGGGCTTGCCATGTGTCTCGTGGCAGGCGCCGCGGGCGTGGGCTTGTTCGTCTACTACACGCGGGACCTGCCTTCGTTGTCGGCGGTGCGAGATTTTCAGCCCAAGCAGATGCTGCGCGTTATGGATCGTCACGGCAAGGTGATCGGCGAGATCGGCGACGAGCGGCGCACGGTGGTGCCCTTTGGCCAGATCCCGAAGCACCTCGTGCAGGCCGTGGTGGCCGCCGAGGACGCCAGCTTTTTCGAGAACCCGGGTCTCGACCTCAAAGGCATCGCCCGGGCCTTTTACGAGAACATCGTTCGTGGCCGTGCGGCGCAAGGCGGCTCGACGATCACGCAGCAGGTGGTCAAGCGCCTGTTGCTGACGCCCGAACGCACCATCGCCCGCAAGGTCAAGGAGCTGGTGCTGGCGTACCGGCTGACGAACCGGCTCAGCAAAAACGAGATCATGGAGATCTACCTGAACCAGATCTATTACGGTCACGGGCGTTACGGCTGCGAGGAAGCGGCGCGGTTCTTCTTCGGCAAACCGGTGCACGCGATCGGCGAGGCCGAGTCGGCTCTGTTGGCGGGGCTGCCCCAAAGCCCCGAACGCTTGAGTCCGCTCAAGCACCCCGAGGCTGCCAAGACCCGCCAACGCTACGTGCTGGGCCGCATGGCGGAGCTTGGGTTTTTGCCGCAGGCTCAGGCCGAGGCGATCGCCAAGGCGCCCATCAAGGTCGTGAAAAGCCGCACGACGGCCGTGGAAGCCCCCGAAGCGATGAGCGTGGTTCACAGGGTCGCTGCGGAGCGGATGGGCGAGGCCTTCGCCACGCAAGGAGGCCAGGTGGAGACCACGCTCGACCTCGAGATGCAGCTGTGGACGCGCCAGGCGCTCGAGCGCGGTCTGCAGGCGCTCGATGCGCGTCAGGGTTACGACAAACCTTTACGCCGCCTGCAAGGAAGAGCGGTGGCGAAGTTCGTCGCGCAAACGGCGGCAGATTTGGGCAAGACGGACGAGGCCAGGCGGCGGACGTTGGAGACGGGCCGCATCGTCGAGGCGGTGGTGGCCTCCGTGCACAAGGGGGCCTCCAACGTGTCTCCACATCTGCTTGTCGATGCGGGCGGCGTGAGCCTGCGCGTGCCGCTGACCGGGGACGATCGCTACGCACCGGGTAAACCCGCTCTGATCGAACGCTTCGCGGTGGGCGACGTGGTGCGGGTGGCCGTGGATGGGCCCGCGGAGGCCCCCGACGGCCCCTTGTCCGCGCACCTCGAGCTAGGGCCCCAGGCCGCGATGGTCGTTTTGGACGTTGCCACGGGGGAGATTCGCGCGCTCGTCGGTGGTTATGGGTTTCGCTCCGGAGCGTTCGACCGAAGCCAGCAAGCGCGCCGGCAGCCCGGCTCGGCCTTCAAACCGTTCGTGTACGCCACGGCCATCGCTTCGCGCCGGTTCACCGCAGCTTCGGTGGTGAACGACGCCCCCGAGGTTTACGATCTCTGGAAGCCGAAGAACTACGAGCGCGAGTCTTTCCGTGGACCCGTGCGGCTGCGCGTGGCCCTCACGCATTCGATCAACACGGTGGCCATTCGTTTGCTGTCCGAGGTGGGGGTTCCGGCGCTGCGAGAGCTTGCGACTCAGGTGGGCATCACGTCACCCCTCACCGAGGACATGGGGCTTTCGTTGGCGCTGGGCTCGTTGACGGTGTCGCCCCTCGAATTGGCCCAGGCCTACCTGCCCTTCTTCAACGGCGGCCAGCGTGTGACGAGCCGGCTCGTGACGAAGGTGGCCGACGTCGAAGAGTCCCTGGCTCCGCCTTCTCCCGCCCTCGGCCCCGATGTGGCCTTCGTGGTGCTGTCGATGATGAAGAGCGTGGTGCAAGACGGGACGGCCCGCGGTGCCTTGAGCCTGGGCCGCCCGGCAGCGGGCAAGACGGGCACCTCGAACGATCAGCGGGACGCGTGGTTCGTGGGCGGGACCGCCGACCTCCTGGCCGCCGTATGGGTAGGGTTCGACGACATGAAGCGCCTGGGACGCGGTGAGACGGGGGGGGGGGCGGCCCTCCCGATCTGGGTCGACTTCATGACGAAAGCGAGTGCGGGCCAGCCCGTGCGCGACTTCGCGCAGCCCCCCTCCGTCGAGGTGCAGACCATCGATCCTCAGACGGGGCTGCTTGCCGCGCCAGGGGCCGAAGGCCTCGAAGAGGTTTTTCTGTCGGGCACGGCCCCGCTCGAGACGGCGCCGGCCGAGGGTGAAGATCGCTCGGCCGACGAGTTGTTGCTCAACCCTTGAGGCCGTTCGCGCCGCCGGAGGGCAAGGCCAGGTGAGCGTAGGCGTCGCTCGTGGCCCACACGACCAAGTCGCGCAAGGATTCGAGGGACGAGGCGCCGGTCGCCATCTGCGGCTCGCGCGCCGCCACGCCAAGCGCCGTGGGCAGGTCGCCGCAGATGAGGAACCCCACGCGGTTCAATGTGAGCGCGACCCCGCGCCACCACGGCGCCACGTCGGTGTCGGGGGGCAGGGCTGCGGCCGCGGCCCGGAGCCCCTCGCGTGCGGTCGGCTCGAGATTGCGGGTGAAGTGCTGCGCGTACTCGTCTACGGCGGGCTCCTGGTCACTCGGCAACTTCACCGGTACGCCCGCGAAGCGTGCCGCCGCGAACAAGATCGCGCGCAGCTCGTTGGGGCTCGATACGACGTTTGGCCAGGTGAGGCGGAACTCGGGCCTTAGCCGTGCGAGCAAGCGGGTGGCCATGAACGCGAAGGCCCGATCGCTGCGCGGCTCGAAGAAGGGGCGGCCAAGGATCAAGGTCCATGAAGGGCTGCGGCCCGCGCGGATGACGATGAGATCGGCGAGGCCGTCGAAGGTCTCGTGAATCGCCACCGGAGGAAGCGCAACTCCGAGAACAGCGGCCAGGTGCTGCAGGCGCAGCAGGTAAGGGTGGGAGGCAAGCACCTCCTCAGC includes:
- a CDS encoding transglycosylase domain-containing protein, coding for MSASHRAETPKPKATLPSLAKQHWKPGALALLVLAALAAYPAVGGIIATRVLAAKVKARLDLPLSVARARAGVTALTFQGLTLGTAPGPTITVAKVVVPLGALWGQGTIEIEAPELKARSLAELRALSRKRSAPVEALGPTASRDTKLTALTVHRGRIHIGRDDWTRFAAERIEAEIIAGAQARVELANVAGDLSGLVPGLGRGAGGFGAEALELRVALAGLRPKGMPSVSIEDGYLQALPTLGLSGISGEVKPVRSGAREVSLAFHGSYGGSRERLWNAVGHVVVGPSLESSSGQLALRAERFTLDKIEDILPPSVRAPARTSVDGALKLALDQGAVAVEGRLDIAHLDIFHPALAPDPVEDLSLALKLETRLDTKTRTLDLQLVEGQLADLVGRLAGRIELAPGQVSFPDGHSWPWVPKLSFTLDVPKIPCGKLLGSFPKALVPRLQGFSLQGSFEAHLSTHVDYADLETVALDGSVGIGGCRVAEVPPEVADLTDPDMPITQVVTVPPAWDEKGDEPQELMFVVGADSGDFVPYQEVSPHLVSAFLTTEDASFFKHQGFATREFRTALKRNLANGRFRQGASSITMQMVKNLLLSQEKTLSRKLQELFLVWHLEQVLSKERILELYLNAIEFGPRLFGIGPAARHYFGKSAAELTPLEAAYFSSILPSPKRRYVHYCRGALSASADRHVRRILHRMHERGRISNEELEAFAVAPLVFDTSARAMTERQCLDWVTRITADPKRGAEALDDLDAAE
- a CDS encoding PBP1A family penicillin-binding protein, whose protein sequence is MKRLVLMGLAMCLVAGAAGVGLFVYYTRDLPSLSAVRDFQPKQMLRVMDRHGKVIGEIGDERRTVVPFGQIPKHLVQAVVAAEDASFFENPGLDLKGIARAFYENIVRGRAAQGGSTITQQVVKRLLLTPERTIARKVKELVLAYRLTNRLSKNEIMEIYLNQIYYGHGRYGCEEAARFFFGKPVHAIGEAESALLAGLPQSPERLSPLKHPEAAKTRQRYVLGRMAELGFLPQAQAEAIAKAPIKVVKSRTTAVEAPEAMSVVHRVAAERMGEAFATQGGQVETTLDLEMQLWTRQALERGLQALDARQGYDKPLRRLQGRAVAKFVAQTAADLGKTDEARRRTLETGRIVEAVVASVHKGASNVSPHLLVDAGGVSLRVPLTGDDRYAPGKPALIERFAVGDVVRVAVDGPAEAPDGPLSAHLELGPQAAMVVLDVATGEIRALVGGYGFRSGAFDRSQQARRQPGSAFKPFVYATAIASRRFTAASVVNDAPEVYDLWKPKNYERESFRGPVRLRVALTHSINTVAIRLLSEVGVPALRELATQVGITSPLTEDMGLSLALGSLTVSPLELAQAYLPFFNGGQRVTSRLVTKVADVEESLAPPSPALGPDVAFVVLSMMKSVVQDGTARGALSLGRPAAGKTGTSNDQRDAWFVGGTADLLAAVWVGFDDMKRLGRGETGGGAALPIWVDFMTKASAGQPVRDFAQPPSVEVQTIDPQTGLLAAPGAEGLEEVFLSGTAPLETAPAEGEDRSADELLLNP